The following are encoded together in the Pleurocapsa sp. FMAR1 genome:
- the nagA gene encoding N-acetylglucosamine-6-phosphate deacetylase, giving the protein MTVSQLIVNARLAGHETLQQVAIENKKIAKIAPQLACQASIIDLDGDWLSLGGVDLQINGGLGLAFPDLEAKDLPKLKQICDFLWQQGVDGFLPTIVTTAVDKIQCSLATIAQFMANQDSLQDTAQVLGVHLEGPFLNYQKRGAHPEQYLLPLTIANLKSVLGNYSHVVKVMTLAPELDSSRTAINYLTEENIIVSLGHSLATATIAKTAFKQGASMVTHAFNAMPTLHHREPGLLGEAIVDPHVYCGLIADGNHVCPTMLEIVLKASNYDRGIFLVSDALSPIGLADGDYPWDERKITVTEGIARLPDGTLSGTTLPLLVGVTNLVKWGCDVEKAIAMATESPRKAINLSGIGIGQPANLLRWHWDKQQKLSWTRLNLIR; this is encoded by the coding sequence ATGACAGTCAGCCAATTAATCGTCAATGCCCGTCTTGCTGGACATGAGACTTTACAACAAGTTGCTATTGAAAACAAAAAAATAGCCAAAATTGCTCCTCAGCTAGCCTGTCAAGCGTCAATTATAGACTTAGATGGCGATTGGCTGTCCTTGGGAGGAGTAGATTTACAAATCAATGGAGGCTTGGGTTTGGCTTTTCCCGATCTAGAAGCAAAAGATTTACCCAAACTAAAACAAATCTGTGACTTCCTTTGGCAGCAGGGAGTAGATGGCTTTTTACCAACTATTGTGACCACGGCGGTTGACAAAATACAGTGCTCGCTAGCTACCATAGCCCAATTTATGGCAAACCAAGATAGTTTACAAGATACGGCACAAGTTTTGGGAGTTCATTTAGAAGGGCCATTTTTGAACTATCAAAAGCGAGGCGCACATCCAGAACAATATTTATTGCCTTTAACTATCGCCAATCTTAAAAGTGTTCTAGGAAACTATAGCCACGTTGTTAAGGTGATGACTCTCGCGCCAGAATTAGACAGCAGCCGAACAGCAATTAATTATTTAACGGAAGAAAATATTATTGTTAGTCTGGGGCATTCTCTAGCTACAGCTACGATCGCAAAAACAGCATTTAAGCAGGGTGCATCAATGGTGACTCATGCTTTTAATGCCATGCCTACTCTGCACCACCGCGAACCAGGATTATTGGGCGAAGCAATTGTTGATCCTCATGTGTATTGCGGTTTAATTGCTGATGGTAATCATGTATGTCCAACAATGTTGGAAATTGTTCTAAAAGCCAGCAATTATGATCGGGGAATCTTTTTAGTTAGCGATGCTCTATCGCCTATTGGTTTAGCTGACGGGGATTATCCCTGGGATGAGCGCAAGATTACTGTTACAGAGGGTATCGCTCGATTACCTGACGGTACACTATCAGGCACAACTTTACCTTTGTTAGTCGGCGTAACCAATTTAGTCAAGTGGGGTTGCGATGTCGAAAAAGCGATCGCTATGGCAACAGAATCTCCCCGCAAAGCAATCAATTTATCAGGAATTGGTATTGGACAACCAGCTAACCTGTTACGTTGGCATTGGGATAAACAACAAAAATTATCTTGGACGAGACTCAATTTAATTAGGTAA